The following proteins come from a genomic window of Brachionichthys hirsutus isolate HB-005 chromosome 20, CSIRO-AGI_Bhir_v1, whole genome shotgun sequence:
- the fbxo16 gene encoding F-box only protein 16, which produces MRTTLSAWTPLNHPLSNRKVFEERRNLLAKWFDRWSDGQRKAVLQDFVLSCSSEQLLFLNLSVNGRLPLQAADFTCLLPRALCLYAFSFLDPRSLCRCARVSWHWKSVVELDQLWMPKCLRLGWCISFSPTPLEQGVWKRHYIQTVQELRLTSLQNAPSKQQFLVRHDRAGKNEDLSDVEEKPASSALTARSIPRRKESTAPPPWRDADRHPRDTQRFNYLDNLDPNGQARAQMNTTSICSKHKRSEKTLSEANYKLRKAKSLMFLSSTCSPQHPPPLPPPHRQDTSSRPYWATSSGDPRITKETAGSILHVAKWNAGIRPGPVRLPVPQLSEEALKASRRTHRSAPSKSSAAPPLLCCEYDVTAQQENVFWVN; this is translated from the exons ATGCGGACCACACTGAGCGCCTGGACCCCCCTGAACCACCCACTGTCCAACCGCAAG GTGTTTGAAGAGAGGCGAAACCTTCTGGCAAAGTGG TTCGACCGCTGGTCCGATGGCCAGAGGAAGGCGGTGCTGCAGGACTTTGTGCTGAGCTGTTCCTCCGAGCAGCTGCTGTTCCTGAACCTCAGCGTGAACGGACGGCTCCCTCTGCAGGCTGCAGACTTCACCTGCCTGCTGCCCAGAGCCCTCTGCCTCTACGCCTTCTCCTTCCTGGACCCCCGCAGCTTATGTCGATGTGCGCGG GTGAGTTGGCACTGGAAGAGCGTAGTGGAACTTGACCAGCTCTGGATGCCGAAGTGTCTGAGGCTCGGCTGGTGCATCAGCTTCTCACCTACGCCCTTAGAGCAGGGCGTCTGGAAGAGACACTACATCCAGACCGTGCAGGAGCTGCGACTCACCTCGCTGCAG AATGCTCCATCCAAGCAGCAGTTTCTGGTTCGACATGACCGAGCCGGTAAAAATGAAGATCTGTCAGACGTGGAGGAGAAACCTGCATCGAGCGCCCTGACGGCGAGGAGCATCCCTCGAAGGAAGGAGTCGACTGCCCCCCCGCCGTGGAGAGATGCTGACAGACACCCGAGAGACACGCAGCGCTTCAACTATTTGGACAACCTGGATCCCAACGGACAAGCCAGAGC GCAGATGAACaccacctccatctgcagcaAACACAAGAGGAGCGAGAAGACGCTGTCTGAGGCGAATTACAAGCTGCGCAAAGCCAAGTCGCTG ATGTTCCTCAGCTCCACCTGCAGCCCccaacatcctcctcctcttcctcctccccatcGTCAAGACACTTCATCCAGACCCTATTGGGCAACTTCCAGCGGTGACCCCCGCATCACCAAAGAGACTGCAGGGAGCATCCTGCATGTGGCCAAGTGGAATGCTGGGATCCGCCCAGGCCCGGTGAGGTTGCCGGTGCCCCAGCTGAGCGAGGAGGCGCTCAAGGCATCCCGGCGAACACACAGGAGCGCTCCCAGTAAGTCATccgcagctcctcctctcctctgctgtgaATATGATGTAACCGCACAGCAAGAAAACGTGTTCTGGGTTAATTAA
- the fam49a gene encoding CYFIP-related Rac1 interactor A isoform X3 — protein MGNLLKVLTREIENYPHFFLDFEHAQPTGGEREVWNQVNSVLQDSESILSGLQAYKGAGQEIREAIQNPNDFMHQERAWNSVCPLVIKLKKFYSFSLRLEEALQSLLETLTCPPFTPTQHLEREQALAKQFAEILHFTLRFDELKMRIPAIQNDFSYYRRTISRNRINNMNLDIESEVNNEMANRMSLFYAEATPMLKTLSNATRNFVTENKTRPLENTTDCLSTMASICKVMLETPEYSSRFSSEETLLFCMRVMVGVIILYDHVHPNGAFNKSSKIDMKGCIKVLKEQPTDNVEGLLNALKFTTKHLNEESTPKSIRTMLQ, from the exons ATGGGTAACCTGCTAAAAGTCCTAACAAGGGAAATAGAGAACTATCCACACTTTTTCCTGGACTTTGAAC ATGCCCAGCCCACAGGAGGCGAACGGGAGGTGTGGAACCAGGTGAACTCGGTCCTCCAGGACTCGGAGAGCATCCTGTCTGGCCTGCAGGCGTACAAAGGAGCCGGCCAGGAGATCAGAGAA GCAATTCAAAACCCCAACGACTTCATGCATCAGGAGCGAGCCTGGAACTCCGTCTGCCCGCTGGTCATCAAACTCAAGAAGTTCTACAGTTTCTCCCTCCGACTAG aggaGGCGCTGCAGAGTTTATTGGAGACCCTGACGTGTCCGCCCTTCACGCCCACTCAGCACCTGGAGAGGGAGCAGGCGCTGGCCAAACAGTTTGCCGAGATCCTCCACTTTACGCTGCGCTTCGATGAGCTGAAG ATGAGGATTCCTGCCATTCAGAACGACTTCAGCTACTACAGAAGAACCATCAGTCGAAACCGGATCAATAACATGAAC CTGGACATTGAAAGTGAAGTCAACAATGAAATGGCCAACAGGATGTCCCTGTTCTACGCCGAAGCCACGCCCATGTTGAAAACGCTCAGCAACGCAACCAGAAACTTTGTGACGGAG AATAAGACTCGTCCGCTGGAGAACACGACAGACTGTCTCAGCACCATGGCCAGCATCTGTAAGGTCATGCTGGAGACGCC GGAATATTCAAGTCGTTTCAGCAGCGAGGAAACGCTCTTGTTTTGCATGAGGGTTATGGTGGGAGTCATTATTCTTTATGACCACGTCCACCCCAATGGTGCCTTTAACAAATCCTCAAAGATAGAC ATGAAAGGCTGCATAAAGGTCCTGAAGGAGCAGCCGACCGACAACGTCGAGGGCCTCCTGAACGCCCTCAA attcACCACTAAACACCTGAACGAAGAGTCCACTCCGAAGAGCATCCGAACGATGCTCCAGTAA
- the fam49a gene encoding CYFIP-related Rac1 interactor A isoform X2, whose protein sequence is MGNLLKVLTCTELEQGPNFFLDFENAQPTGGEREVWNQVNSVLQDSESILSGLQAYKGAGQEIREAIQNPNDFMHQERAWNSVCPLVIKLKKFYSFSLRLEEALQSLLETLTCPPFTPTQHLEREQALAKQFAEILHFTLRFDELKMRIPAIQNDFSYYRRTISRNRINNMNLDIESEVNNEMANRMSLFYAEATPMLKTLSNATRNFVTENKTRPLENTTDCLSTMASICKVMLETPEYSSRFSSEETLLFCMRVMVGVIILYDHVHPNGAFNKSSKIDMKGCIKVLKEQPTDNVEGLLNALKFTTKHLNEESTPKSIRTMLQ, encoded by the exons ATGGGGAATCTTTTAAAAGTGCTAACTTGCACAGAGCTCGAACAGGGACCAAACTTTTTCCTTGACTTTGAAA ATGCCCAGCCCACAGGAGGCGAACGGGAGGTGTGGAACCAGGTGAACTCGGTCCTCCAGGACTCGGAGAGCATCCTGTCTGGCCTGCAGGCGTACAAAGGAGCCGGCCAGGAGATCAGAGAA GCAATTCAAAACCCCAACGACTTCATGCATCAGGAGCGAGCCTGGAACTCCGTCTGCCCGCTGGTCATCAAACTCAAGAAGTTCTACAGTTTCTCCCTCCGACTAG aggaGGCGCTGCAGAGTTTATTGGAGACCCTGACGTGTCCGCCCTTCACGCCCACTCAGCACCTGGAGAGGGAGCAGGCGCTGGCCAAACAGTTTGCCGAGATCCTCCACTTTACGCTGCGCTTCGATGAGCTGAAG ATGAGGATTCCTGCCATTCAGAACGACTTCAGCTACTACAGAAGAACCATCAGTCGAAACCGGATCAATAACATGAAC CTGGACATTGAAAGTGAAGTCAACAATGAAATGGCCAACAGGATGTCCCTGTTCTACGCCGAAGCCACGCCCATGTTGAAAACGCTCAGCAACGCAACCAGAAACTTTGTGACGGAG AATAAGACTCGTCCGCTGGAGAACACGACAGACTGTCTCAGCACCATGGCCAGCATCTGTAAGGTCATGCTGGAGACGCC GGAATATTCAAGTCGTTTCAGCAGCGAGGAAACGCTCTTGTTTTGCATGAGGGTTATGGTGGGAGTCATTATTCTTTATGACCACGTCCACCCCAATGGTGCCTTTAACAAATCCTCAAAGATAGAC ATGAAAGGCTGCATAAAGGTCCTGAAGGAGCAGCCGACCGACAACGTCGAGGGCCTCCTGAACGCCCTCAA attcACCACTAAACACCTGAACGAAGAGTCCACTCCGAAGAGCATCCGAACGATGCTCCAGTAA
- the fam49a gene encoding CYFIP-related Rac1 interactor A isoform X1, whose protein sequence is MGNLLKVLTREIENYPHFFLDFEHAQPTGGEREVWNQVNSVLQDSESILSGLQAYKGAGQEIREAIQNPNDFMHQERAWNSVCPLVIKLKKFYSFSLRLEEALQSLLETLTCPPFTPTQHLEREQALAKQFAEILHFTLRFDELKMRIPAIQNDFSYYRRTISRNRINNMNLDIESEVNNEMANRMSLFYAEATPMLKTLSNATRNFVTEMKGCIKVLKEQPTDNVEGLLNALKFTTKHLNEESTPKSIRTMLQ, encoded by the exons ATGGGTAACCTGCTAAAAGTCCTAACAAGGGAAATAGAGAACTATCCACACTTTTTCCTGGACTTTGAAC ATGCCCAGCCCACAGGAGGCGAACGGGAGGTGTGGAACCAGGTGAACTCGGTCCTCCAGGACTCGGAGAGCATCCTGTCTGGCCTGCAGGCGTACAAAGGAGCCGGCCAGGAGATCAGAGAA GCAATTCAAAACCCCAACGACTTCATGCATCAGGAGCGAGCCTGGAACTCCGTCTGCCCGCTGGTCATCAAACTCAAGAAGTTCTACAGTTTCTCCCTCCGACTAG aggaGGCGCTGCAGAGTTTATTGGAGACCCTGACGTGTCCGCCCTTCACGCCCACTCAGCACCTGGAGAGGGAGCAGGCGCTGGCCAAACAGTTTGCCGAGATCCTCCACTTTACGCTGCGCTTCGATGAGCTGAAG ATGAGGATTCCTGCCATTCAGAACGACTTCAGCTACTACAGAAGAACCATCAGTCGAAACCGGATCAATAACATGAAC CTGGACATTGAAAGTGAAGTCAACAATGAAATGGCCAACAGGATGTCCCTGTTCTACGCCGAAGCCACGCCCATGTTGAAAACGCTCAGCAACGCAACCAGAAACTTTGTGACGGAG ATGAAAGGCTGCATAAAGGTCCTGAAGGAGCAGCCGACCGACAACGTCGAGGGCCTCCTGAACGCCCTCAA attcACCACTAAACACCTGAACGAAGAGTCCACTCCGAAGAGCATCCGAACGATGCTCCAGTAA